Proteins from a single region of Colias croceus chromosome Z, ilColCroc2.1:
- the LOC123705417 gene encoding uncharacterized protein LOC123705417, whose protein sequence is MQTRSIQHFWRHWHLEYIAELQQRTKWRLPVRCLQQGDLVLVKEDNVPPLNWRFARVTKLFPGADGILRVAEVATTSGSYRRGVKYLCPLLDDAETVLEPDVSNGPQYV, encoded by the coding sequence AGACTCGAAGCATTCAGCACTTCTGGCGCCACTGGCACCTCGAGTACATCGCGGAGCTGCAGCAGCGGACGAAATGGCGTCTTCCCGTCAGATGCCTGCAACAAGGCGACCTGGTGTTGGTGAAGGAGGACAATGTTCCTCCCTTAAACTGGAGGTTCGCACGCGTAACCAAGCTTTTCCCTGGAGCTGATGGAATTTTACGAGTGGCCGAAGTCGCCACCACCTCCGGCTCCTACAGGCGAGGTGTGAAGTACCTTTGCCCTTTGCTGGATGACGCAGAAACGGTTTTGGAGCCTGACGTCTCCAACGGCCCCCAGTATGTCTAG